One uncultured Hyphomonas sp. genomic region harbors:
- the rpiA gene encoding ribose-5-phosphate isomerase RpiA, with translation MANELEKQNAAAAAMEFVEDGMTIGLGTGSTAKYFVQMLAEEIADGLVVRCIETSEQTRRLAESLGVPLIPSEQIERIHLTVDGADEVDEHGFLIKGGGAALLREKIIANASDHMVVIADPSKQVERLGKFPLPVEVTPFGYTITAKKVYDALCSSGIDRPRVELRAQPGGRLVMTDGGNYILDCHCQRIPDAESLAARLSGVPGVVEHGLFIGIARTVIIGNEAGATVFEF, from the coding sequence ATGGCAAACGAGCTGGAGAAGCAGAACGCGGCGGCCGCGGCGATGGAATTCGTCGAAGACGGCATGACCATCGGTCTCGGCACCGGCTCAACCGCGAAATATTTCGTCCAGATGCTCGCCGAGGAGATTGCCGACGGCCTGGTCGTGCGCTGTATCGAAACGAGCGAGCAGACCCGCCGGCTGGCCGAGAGCCTTGGCGTGCCGCTGATCCCGTCCGAACAGATCGAGCGTATCCATCTCACCGTCGATGGCGCCGATGAGGTAGACGAACATGGATTCCTCATCAAGGGGGGCGGCGCGGCGCTGCTGCGCGAGAAGATTATCGCCAATGCCAGCGATCACATGGTCGTGATTGCCGACCCGTCGAAACAGGTCGAGCGGCTTGGCAAGTTCCCTCTGCCGGTGGAGGTGACGCCCTTCGGCTACACGATCACCGCAAAGAAAGTTTACGACGCGCTCTGCTCCAGCGGCATCGACCGTCCACGCGTGGAATTACGGGCCCAGCCGGGCGGCCGGCTGGTCATGACCGATGGCGGAAATTACATCCTGGACTGCCACTGCCAGCGGATTCCGGACGCGGAATCGCTGGCCGCGCGCCTCTCCGGCGTGCCGGGTGTCGTCGAACACG